The Salvia miltiorrhiza cultivar Shanhuang (shh) chromosome 1, IMPLAD_Smil_shh, whole genome shotgun sequence genome has a window encoding:
- the LOC130988654 gene encoding transcription factor bHLH35-like: MDNMIDDDIKYWQNNIFPTEELGSYFEDMSVGAYYDSSSPDGAHDQSASSSASKNIVSERNRRKKLNERLYALRAVVPNITKMDKASIIKDAIEYIESLNNEETRIQAEILELESGGAPLFYSDHQPESTAFSASQPIKRSRMMESYYDSCVSSSAPSSTSCAMLPSSPIDLLELRVSSMGEKTSTIVVSLTCTKGTDTMVKLCDIFESLNLRIITASISTFSERLLMTVFLEGDDGDKDVLNFKIRAAIAALNDPYSPISI, from the exons ATGGACAACATGATTGACGACGACATCAAGTACTGGCAAAACAATATCTTCCCAACCGAAGAACTGGGCAG TTATTTCGAAGATATGTCCGTTGGCGCGTACTATGACTCGAGCTCGCCGGACGGAGCGCACGACCAGTCGGCGTCGTCGAGCGCCTCGAAGAACATCGTCTCCGAGAGGAACAGGAGGAAGAAGCTGAACGAGAGGCTCTATGCCCTAAGAGCAGTCGTCCCCAACATCACAAAG ATGGACAAGGCCTCCATTATCAAAGACGCCATCGAGTACATCGAGTCCTTGAACAACGAGGAGACGCGGATCCAAGCCGAGATCCTCGAGCTGGAATCGGGCGGGGCTCCGCTTTTCTACTCGGATCATCAGCCTGAATCCACTGCGTTTTCGGCTTCGCAGCCGATTAAGAGAAGTAGAATGATGGAGAGTTACTACGATTCGTGCGTGTCTTCGTCTGCGCCCTCATCTACCTCCTGCGCAATGCTGCCATCGTCTCCTATTGATCTTCTcgag TTGAGGGTGTCGAGCATGGGGGAGAAGACGTCGACGATAGTGGTGAGCTTGACCTGCACTAAAGGAACAGACACAATGGTGAAGTTGTGCGACATTTTTGAATCTTTGAATCTCAGAATCATCACCGCCAGTATTTCTACTTTCTCTGAGAGGCTTCTCATGACTGTTTTCCTTGAG GGTGATGACGGAGACAAAGATGTTCTGAATTTCAAGATAAGGGCTGCCATAGCAGCCCTCAATGATCCATACAGCCCTATTAGCATATAA
- the LOC130988636 gene encoding uncharacterized protein LOC130988636 — translation MEPNFHPRMKRKDFEDVDDDVSDFIFSSPATKIRRLDAELPPMVIVEEEPEVTASAFDQSQRLPEQSCNESGGLKIEELPNLGENEERAIVLFQPSITTPVVHSPSNFSVSLDPRFISGWKNQVLRSSMANSWRLESDEAVKEDDDMSSSGNGCQAVVPWFPPRFSSADADNSSYPFDDGEMMDAEETGEATMDVEDSASIQQRSAGSVAVSQGLPQWQHCTILQPPQNTTTPIVWYR, via the exons ATGGAGCCCAACTTCCACCCGAGGATGAAAAGGAAAGACTTCGAAGATGTTGACGACGATGTCTCCGACTTCATCTTCTCTTCCCCCGCCACAAAAATCCGTAGGCTG GATGCTGAATTGCCGCCGATGGTGATAGTTGAGGAGGAACCTGAGGTAACCGCCTCGGCTTTCGATCAATCGCAGCGCCTGCCGGAACAGAGCTGCAACGAATCAGGTGGTTTGAAAATTGAAGAGTTGCCGAATTTGGGGGAGAACGAGGAGAGGGCTATTGTGCTTTTCCAGCCAAGCATTACTACACCCGTCGTGCATTCTCCTTCCAATTTCTCGGTCTCGCTTGATCCTCGATTCATCTCGGGGTGGAAAA ATCAAGTATTGAGGTCGAGCATGGCAAATTCTTGGAGACTAGAGAGTGATGAGGCTGTGAAAGAGGATGATGATATGTCTAGCTCAGGCAACGGGTGCCAAGCCGTTGTCCCATGGTTTCCACCACGTTTTTCATCTGCTGATGCAGATAATTCTTCTTACCCATTTGATGATGGTGAAATGATGGATGCTGAAGAGACGGGAGAGGCAACCATGGATGTTGAAGATAGTGCAAGCATCCAACAGAGGAGCGCTGGCTCAGTGGCAGTAAGCCAAGGTTTGCCACAATGGCAGCACTGCACGATCTTGCAGCCTCCTCAGAACACGACAACGCCTATTGTATGGTACCGATGA
- the LOC130988648 gene encoding isoamylase 1, chloroplastic, protein MESRQFLQTQRFINHIAHMLHSSLVPNYRAPKFIAKKHLQRRKNQSNFGLPSDSSSHNTGTTGKRCAISNSASERGDVDTAVVVEKPPPKPRFFKVFPGRPAPFGATLRDGGVNFAVYSSNATSISLCLIKLRDLPEKRVTEEIALNPLINKTGDVWHVLVKGDFEDVVYGYRINGNFSPEDGFYFDSSKILIDPYAKAVVSRGEYGALGPDEDCWPQMACSVPSIKDEFDWEGDLPLKHPQKDQIIYEMHVRGFTRHESSNAKFPGTYRGLVEKLEHLKKLGVNCIELMPCHEFNELEYYSYNSVLGDYKMNFWGYSTINYFSPMARYSYAGIGNYGLGAVNEFKYLVREAHKQGIEVIMDVVFNHTAEGNEKGLTLSFKGIENSVFYMLAPKGEFYNYSGCGNTFNCNHPIVRQFILDSLRYWVTEMHVDGFRFDLASILTRSSSLWDAVNVYGTAVEGQTVTTGTPLSCPPLIEMISNDPILRGVKLIAEAWDCGGLYQVGNFPHWGIWSEWNGKYRDVVRQFIKGTDGFSGALAECLCGSPNLYQEGGRKPWSSINFICAHDGFTLADLVTYNNKHNLSNGEDNKDGENHNNSWNCGQEGEFVRISVKKLRSRQMRNFFLCLMVSQGVPMIYMGDEYGHTKGGNNNSYCHDNFINYFRWDKMEEASSDFFRFCSLVVNFRRECESLGLNEFPTAERLEWHGHVPGVPDWSDTSRFVAFTLMDSVKRELYIAFNASHVAVVVALPERPGYRWEPLVDTGKPAPYDFLSDDLPQRETAVQQYAHFLDNNLYPMLSYSSIVLTLSHDLTS, encoded by the exons atGGAGAGCCGTCAATTTCTGCAAACGCAGCGCTTCATTAACCACATTGCTCATATGCTCCACTCTTCTTTAGTTCCTAATTATCGCGCCCCCAAATTCATTGCCAAGAAGCATCTCCAGCGCCGCAAAAACCAATCGAATTTCGGACTTCCGAGTGATTCCTCCTCCCACAATACCGGAACGACGGGTAAGCGGTGTGCAATCTCCAATAGTGCAAGTGAGCGAGGCGATGTGGACACCGCCGTGGTCGTCGAGAAGCCCCCGCCGAAGCCACGTTTTTTCAAGGTCTTCCCCGGCCGTCCCGCGCCGTTCGGAGCCACTCTAAGAGACGGCGGCGTCAATTTCGCTGTTTATTCAAGCAATGCCACGTCGATTTCTCTCTGCTTGATCAAGCTTCGAGACTTACCAGAG AAAAGAGTGACTGAGGAAATTGCTCTGAATCCGCTTATTAACAAAACcggagatgtttggcatgtgctTGTGAAAGGTGATTTTGAAGATGTGGTCTATGGCTACAGAATTAATGGGAATTTCTCTCCAGAGGATGGCTTTTATTTCGACTCTTCTAAAATATTGATTGACCCTTATGCAAAG GCTGTTGTGAGCAGAGGGGAATACGGTGCCCTAGGACCTGATGAGGATTGTTGGCCTCAGATGGCATGTTCGGTTCCTTCTATTAAAGATGAG TTTGACTGGGAAGGAGATTTGCCTCTAAAGCACCCACAAAAAGATCAAATTATTTATGAAATGCATGTTCGTGGATTTACAAGGCATGAGTCAAGTAATGCCAAATTTCCAGGGACTTACCGTGGGTTGGTAGAGAAACTTGAACATTTGAAG AAACTTGGTGTCAACTGCATTGAATTGATGCCATGTCATGAATTCAATGAATTGGAGTATTATAGCTATAATTCTGTCTTGGGTGACTACAA GATGAACTTTTGGGGGTATTCAACAATCAATTACTTTTCGCCAATGGCAAGATATTCTTATGCTGGTATTGGTAATTATGGCCTTGGTGCAGTGAATGAATTTAAGTACCTTGTTAGAGAAGCACATAAACAAGGGATTGAG GTAATTATGGATGTAGTTTTCAATCACACTGCTGAAGGGAATGAAAAAGGCCTCACATTATCATTCAAGGGAATTGAAAATAGTGTCTTCTATATGCTTGCACCCAAG GGTGAATTCTACAATTATTCTGGTTGTGGGAACACCTTCAACTGCAACCATCCCATTGTACGGCAATTTATTTTGGATTCCTTGAG ATACTGGGTGACAGAAATGCATGTCGATGGCTTTCGGTTTGATCTTGCTTCCATACTGACACGGAGTAGCAG CCTCTGGGATGCTGTAAATGTATATGGCACTGCAGTTGAAGGTCAGACAGTGACTACTGGAACTCCTCTCTCTTGCCCTCCATTGATTGAAATGATCAGCAATGACCCTATACTACGTGGAGTGAAG CTTATAGCAGAAGCATGGGACTGCGGAGGCCTTTATCAAGTAGGCAACTTTCCCCATTGGGGTATTTGGTCGGAATGGAATGGGAAG tacCGTGATGTTGTAAGGCAATTTATCAAGGGCACAGATGGCTTTTCTGGGGCTTTAGctgaatgtctctgtggaagtCCTAATTTATACCAG GAAGGTGGAAGAAAACCTTGGAGCAGTATAAACTTTATCTGCGCGCATGATGGTTTTACTTTGGCTGATTTAGTGACTTATAATAACAAGCACAATTTATCTAATGGTGAAGACAACAAAGACGGGGAAAATCACAATAATAGCTGGAACTGTGGCCAG GAAGGAGAATTTGTAAGAATTTCTGTAAAGAAATTGAGAAGTCGCCAAATGAGAAATTTCTTTCTGTGCCTCATGGTTTCTCAG GGTGTCCCAATGATCTATATGGGAGATGAATATGGCCACACAAAAGGGGGAAACAACAACTCATATTGCCACGACAATTTT ATAAACTATTTCCGGTGGGATAAGATGGAGGAGGCCTCATCAGATTTCTTCAGATTTTGCTCCCTTGTGGTCAATTTTCGCCG TGAATGTGAATCACTCGGCTTAAACGAATTCCCAACAGCAGAGCGCCTTGAATGGCATGGCCATGTTCCCGGGGTTCCAGATTGGTCTGATACAAGCAGATTCGTGGCATTCACACTG ATGGATTCGGTGAAGAGGGAACTGTATATTGCTTTCAATGCAAGCCATGTGGCCGTGGTGGTTGCATTGCCAGAACGGCCCGGTTACAGATGGGAGCCGTTGGTGGATACCGGGAAGCCAGCGCCGTATGACTTCCTCTCTGATGATCTCCCTCAGAGAGAAACAGCAGTCCAACAGTATGCTCATTTTCTTGATAACAATTTATACCCCATGCTGAGCTATTCTTCTATTGTTCTCACACTTAGCCACGACCTCACTTCATAG